The region TTCAATACCATCGCCCAATTTTGGATATATCCGTCAGACCACTTTAGTTGAAGTTCTTTTACCCGTAAATAAAGAAGTTTTAGGAGTGCGTTTTCGTTGGAAAATGCGCCTTTTTTTGTGACCTTTCTAAAGCTGGCATTCACACTTTCCACCGCATTCGTTGTATACATGATCTTCCGAATTGCACTGCTATGATCAAATAATTGTTCACATGAGTGAAGTTTCGTTGCCAAACATCCACAGCACCAGAATAAGTTGACCAACGAGTTTGAAACGATTCAAAGGCTGCATGAGCGGCTTTAAGAAAAGAAGCCCCATAAAATTTCTTCATGTCCTTACAGACTTCTTTATAGTCTTTACTGGGAACATAACGAAGGGCATTTCTGACAAGGTAAACAATACATCGTTGAACCACTATAGAAGGGAAAATCGCCTTCGCTCCCTCTTCAAGTCCAGAGACCCCGTCCATAGAAAGGAAAAAGACCTCTTCTACACCACGAGCTTTGACTTTATCAAAAATCTGCATCCAATTGAGCCACAGCCCTAGAATCTCTTTGTTGCCTTTTAAAACATAGCCAAGAATAGTATACACAGCGTATTCTTTGACTCATCCCTCGAGCGTACATAGAAAGGACTTTTCCTTCAATTGCAGAAATATCTCGCGTCCTTTTGGGAATTAATTCTGGGTCAAAAGTGGCTTCACGATCTCTAGGGACTTCAATGTCGACCTCCCCAAAACTTGTTTTCAGCGTTTTATTCCTATACCCATTCCGACCTTTTGGTTCTTTAGAGTGTGGGTCATAGCCTAAGTGATTGGTTAATTCACCTTCCAACATTTTTTCAAACAATGGATCAAAGACCTCTTTGAGCGCTTCTTGCATGTCTTCTACAGAATTAGGCTGATAGGCTTTCAAGAGGGACTCAGCGACCTTTACAGCATCAGGATGTCTCTTTTTTCGTACCATTTTCTACACCTCTTTCCTTTAGTTTAGAAAAAGAAAAACCGTAAAGCAACCCTTTCCTAGGATTTGGTTACTTACACGGTTTATTTTACACTCTCAAGTTGGCTATCGAAAGTTTTTCTCTTTCAATAACTAACCTCCTTATTTCTACTCATCAGTCCAATTTGACAATGAGCCGTTAATTTTCCGCTTGCTTTTTTGTCAGTCTTCTCTCCTTAAGGTTGAGTAGAAGTATTTCTACAAAAAAAGAGAATGAAGTTACCATTCTCTTTCTCTAAGTGCTTCCTCAAGATCAATAAGAAGTCAATTGAACTATAAAACTCCACTTGATGCATGAAGTGCACATAGTTTTTTACCAGAGACAAACACTAAAAAGATTCATCATATTCTTACGTGTTATTTTCATAAAAACAACATGCAAGAACATACGCTTTCTTTTGATATCTCTTAGTGTCAAAAAATAGAATCGGTTGATCATATAAAAATACAAGTCATCGTTACAGACATTAAAAAATTTTCGATACTATGCTATTTTTTCTTATATCCTAAATCTTCAAACCATTTCGCGCAATCTTTAAAGCTACTACCTTTAATATCACTGTAAATGGTCACGGTAGAATGTAGAAAAATGATCATTTAAAAATGTAGGTTTCACTCAAATTTCTGATACGCTTTTCTCATAACTTATTAGGAGGATAACGTGTGAGAAAAGATATCTATGAAGGAGTGTTATTACACATCATGAGTGAAACTAAACCAAACTATTCTCTTTTAGCCAAACAATTTAACTGTGATTACCGAACAGTGAAACGTTACTATGAAGCAGGTTTAAACAAAGAATTACCGTTGTTACTAAATAGAAAACAAAGGGCATCTGTTATTACTGGCTTTGAAGGAATCATCGCTGATAAGCTTTCTCTTGGTTGTACGGCTGCTTCTATCTATTCCTATCTCATTAAGAAAGGATACACGGGTAGTTATCCCACTGTTCGACGACATTGCTCAAAAATACGCGCAGAAAAGATCTCTAAAGCAACTATTCGTATCGAGACAACCCCTGGATTATCTGCTCAAGTTGATTGGAAAGAAAATTTACAAATCATTTCTTCAGAAGGAAAAATAATTCACTGTAATATTTTTCTTTACATCCTAGGATACTCCAGACTCAAGTATCTAGAAGTAACGTTTGATCGTACTCAAACAACACTATTCCGTTGTCTTACTCATGCTTTTGAACACACCGGAGGCGTTCCTCAAGAAATCTGGTTTGATAATATGAAAACAGTAGTTGATCGAAGTAAAAGCCAGTTTTCACAAGTTGTTTTTAATGAGCGTTTTCGACAGTTCTCTAAAGACGCAGGCTTTTATCCAATCGCTTGTCGTCCATTTAGACCTCAAACGAAAGGAAAAGTGGAGGCACTAGCTCGAACAATGGATCGACTAAAAGTTTATAACTATGAAATAAAAGATAAACTTGATTTTTGTCAAATTGTTTCTGGTTTTATGCATGAGCTCAATAATGAAATTTCTCAAGCAATTCATGAGAAGCCTATTGCCCGCTGGGCAAACGAAAAGCGGAAATTGAACTCTTTTGATACACAACGTTTATTAGCGTATTCCATAGAAAAAAATGAAATCTTGCGTAAAGTCTCGAAGGAATCAATGATTCAATTTGAAGGAAAAAAATATTCTGTTCCAGTTCATTCTATAGGTAAAAACGTCCTTCTAAAGCGTAAGAATGATCGTCTTGAAGTTTGGCTTAGTGGTGTTCAAATCCGTGCACACCCGCTAAGTAATAAACCTTTAAACTATCATAGAAACGATTATCGAGAAATCCTTCAATCTGATGTATTTAAAAACTTAGAAGACGAAGAACTCGAACGTTTCGTTGACGAAAATCTAGAAGCTTATGACGATTTATAGGAGGAATGAACCATGTCATATCATCAATTGTTAAACCAATTAGAAGAACTTGGACTCAAAAATATGCGGGAGACCTTACCTGATTATCTAGACACGATTATTAAAGAGAACTTGAATTTTGTCGATGCGTTTTCAGAATTGACGACAAAAGAGTTGTCCTTCCGAAAGGAAGAACGTGATAAACTCCGCCTTCAACGATCCAATCTCCCGTTTCAAAAGAAGGTAAATGACTTTGACTTCAATTTTCAACCACAGATTAATAAAAACGAGATCCTTGATCTATGTTCTCTGCGCTTTATGGATACTGCAGATAATATCTTATTTATTGGAAACAGCGGGGTTGGGAAAACCCACCTCGCAATTTCTATCGCATTAGAGGCAATGGAAAAAGAAAAATCCTGCTATTTCGCTTTAAGTAACGAACTTGTAGAAAGACTTTCCAAAGCGCACAAAAGAGGCACTCTAGAATCAATATTAAAGAAATATATAGGCTATGACATTTTGATTATTGATGAGGTAGGCTATCTTCCCTTTTCACAAGACGGTGCGAATCTATTGTTTCAGTTAATCAACCGCCGATATGAGAAAAAATCAACGATTATTACAACGAATATCCCGTTATCTCAATGGGCTACTGTATTCAAAGATAAGAAGCTAACAAATGCGTTGATTGATCGTTTAATTCACCATTCAAAAATTATTCAGATCAACGGAAAGTCTTATCGTATGAAAGATTACAAGGAAAATAAACAAGCAGCTTTGACTACTTCTAAATGACAATGGACCAAAAAACGACATTTTGAGTGATCAAAAACCTGCATTATTGAGTAATCAAAAAACTACAATTTTTTATGACCATTGACAAATATCACCATTTAAATCCATAGCAGGATACGTTATAGTGGTTTCTTTTTCTGTATATGTCATCTCAACTTTTAATGTAGATATCTCTGATGTTTCTTTAAATACTCTCACAATCTCTTTAGCTGATTCTTCATCTGTCACACCCAATGCCGCATTATCAAATTTGACTACATTAGAAATACCTGTGACCTTGTCTCCTTCATGTTTTACCTTAACAGATACCTCTGTTCCTATTGTAGGCGTTTGAATGAATGTTGTTGTTTCTTCTTTTTTTCCGCAACCACTTGCTATCGCCACTAAGACTATCATTGAAATTACACCTAAAAATTTTTTCATCAAATCCTCCAAATTCGTTTTTGATAGATACTTCATACAAAAATACTTACGTTCTCTCGAATAAAGTTATCTCTTCATACTTGCCTGAAACACAAAACCATATTATGGTGTTTCAGAAATTGTCCATAATACTTTTCCAGTATACGCAGCCTTTGTTTTGATAGCTGAACCAGGTACATATAAGGACACTGATCCCTTTTCAATCAGGTTCGCATTTGTACCGTTTGGTGTTCCTGTTGTATCCTCTGCACCATTCACTCCAGCACTTGAACCAAACTCAACAGTAAATGTACCAAACCCTTTATCTGCATTTTCTGTACCAATCACGTCAATTGAGTTTCCACTTTCTGACAAGGTGAATGTACTAGCATTCGCACCTAATGTCGGCCATGTAGTCGTATCTTCTACTGCACTATTAATGAATGGATTAGTATAGGTTAATGTTGCTCCACCTAATGTTTTTGTCCCTGCCGTAAATTGTTGAGTCATTTTCGCTGTTAGTTTCCAAGGCGTACGATTTTCCAAACGCTTATCTGTTACTTGTACCCAGTTACCACGTGTTCCTTTGTTTGTACCGTTCTCTTTTACAGTAACTTGTTTTGCAAAATAGTCTTGATCCGTGGTCACTGCCTTTTGTGCTCCGAAATCTAGATTTGTTACAGCATCCACAGTCAATGAACCGCCATCGGGATTCACTACAATCGGATTTTCTGGATCTACCTCTTTATCTGGATTTTCTGGATCAATCGGCGGATTGACTGTTGTATCCTCTTCGTACGTAATTGTTCCATTGCTTTCCAATGAGTTCGGAGCTGCTTGCGCTGGTGCTGCTAAACCTCCTAAGACCATTACTGTTGTTAGTGCTGCTGTACTAAATAATTTGAATTTCATGTATATTTCCTCCTGATAAATTAATTTATATGAACTTGACCTTTAGCCAAGTAACATCTTATGTTGCTTCATTGAATTCAGAATAGACTTAAATAAAATAGATTCTAAATCCAAGATCTGTTTAATGATTATTTATTGTTTTTTCCTGCGACGATAAACAAAGTAAATTGACACACCAACTATGAGCACTATTCCGCTCAAAAGCATAGACTGCTTGGCAATCTCACCCATATTAGGAATGCGTCCCACCGGCTTCTCGGATACTTCTTTACTAGGACTAGATGGACTTGAGGGATTCATTGGTTCAGTAGGTGACGTAGAAGAAGGTGTTGTCTCTTCATCATAAAAAGTAATGCCACCCTGATGTCCCAACTGCCCCCCCTCTGCTTGAGCGATTTGAGGTATTACTAGAAGGCAGACAGCAATAGAGAACAAGAGTTTAATAATATTTCGTTTTGGTTCCTGTTTCATTTATTTGCTCCTTTCTGCTTAAGGTGCTTCCACCAAGGTCCATTGAATCTTTGCTACATAGGACCCTTTACTTGTTACTGCGCCTGCATTTGTTTGAAGTTTCAACCCGTCACCACTAGCTGTCCACGTATTATTTACTGTATAAAGTTCCTCTGTGTTGTTTGGTTGTCCGAACACCGGTTGTGAACCGCGGTTCAATATCAACTCGTTTCCGTTATATACGTACCGCAATGCTTCCGGAATAATTTTCGTCCCATTGCTTAGTTCTTCTTCTAGTCGCGCAGTCAAGGTCCAGTTTCCCTTTGCTATTCGATTATCACGTATCACTAAATCATTTTCGATAGCTACTGGCTGATTTACCCGCTTTGTCTGAGTTGTTACAGTTTGTGTACCAAAGTCAATAACAGATGGTGCTGAAATCAATGCCAATGTCCCAGCTAGCTTGTATTGCACCGTGATAACTGATTGATCCAGTGAAACTGCTGTTTCATTGGGCGGGCGTTCCACTATTTTATAGCCCAATGACTCCAACATACTCAGTTGATTCGTGACTTGTGATTCATTAGTCAAGTCAATCGTATCTCCCACAGTAGCAATCAAAGAAACCGTATAGCCTGGCAGTTCTTGATCCGCTTCATTTAGAAATGTCACAAGCAATTGAGACTCTACACTCACAACTGTCACTGTTGCAGTAACTTCCTCATACTCATTTTTATAGGTCACAATGTATTCATTTTCCTTGGATGTATCAACCGATCCTGTCACAGAAATAGCGTCAATTGTGAGTGGTTCACCGTAAGCATTTGTCGCAGAAACAAAGTTATCACTCGCTGTCCAAGAGTCACCTAGATTAATGGTACTATCCTTCACTTCAATTGTTTCTTTATTCGGCTCCCAAATATAGGTTCCAGCCGTTTCTGGAGTAAGTGTGTTCATTA is a window of Enterococcus wangshanyuanii DNA encoding:
- a CDS encoding transposase produces the protein MVRKKRHPDAVKVAESLLKAYQPNSVEDMQEALKEVFDPLFEKMLEGELTNHLGYDPHSKEPKGRNGYRNKTLKTSFGEVDIEVPRDREATFDPELIPKRTRDISAIEGKVLSMYARGMSQRIRCVYYSWLCFKRQQRDSRAVAQLDADF
- a CDS encoding WxL domain-containing protein; translated protein: MKFKLFSTAALTTVMVLGGLAAPAQAAPNSLESNGTITYEEDTTVNPPIDPENPDKEVDPENPIVVNPDGGSLTVDAVTNLDFGAQKAVTTDQDYFAKQVTVKENGTNKGTRGNWVQVTDKRLENRTPWKLTAKMTQQFTAGTKTLGGATLTYTNPFINSAVEDTTTWPTLGANASTFTLSESGNSIDVIGTENADKGFGTFTVEFGSSAGVNGAEDTTGTPNGTNANLIEKGSVSLYVPGSAIKTKAAYTGKVLWTISETP
- a CDS encoding DUF1307 domain-containing protein encodes the protein MKKFLGVISMIVLVAIASGCGKKEETTTFIQTPTIGTEVSVKVKHEGDKVTGISNVVKFDNAALGVTDEESAKEIVRVFKETSEISTLKVEMTYTEKETTITYPAMDLNGDICQWS
- a CDS encoding LPXTG cell wall anchor domain-containing protein translates to MKQEPKRNIIKLLFSIAVCLLVIPQIAQAEGGQLGHQGGITFYDEETTPSSTSPTEPMNPSSPSSPSKEVSEKPVGRIPNMGEIAKQSMLLSGIVLIVGVSIYFVYRRRKKQ
- the istB gene encoding IS21-like element helper ATPase IstB, which produces MSYHQLLNQLEELGLKNMRETLPDYLDTIIKENLNFVDAFSELTTKELSFRKEERDKLRLQRSNLPFQKKVNDFDFNFQPQINKNEILDLCSLRFMDTADNILFIGNSGVGKTHLAISIALEAMEKEKSCYFALSNELVERLSKAHKRGTLESILKKYIGYDILIIDEVGYLPFSQDGANLLFQLINRRYEKKSTIITTNIPLSQWATVFKDKKLTNALIDRLIHHSKIIQINGKSYRMKDYKENKQAALTTSK
- the istA gene encoding IS21 family transposase — encoded protein: MRKDIYEGVLLHIMSETKPNYSLLAKQFNCDYRTVKRYYEAGLNKELPLLLNRKQRASVITGFEGIIADKLSLGCTAASIYSYLIKKGYTGSYPTVRRHCSKIRAEKISKATIRIETTPGLSAQVDWKENLQIISSEGKIIHCNIFLYILGYSRLKYLEVTFDRTQTTLFRCLTHAFEHTGGVPQEIWFDNMKTVVDRSKSQFSQVVFNERFRQFSKDAGFYPIACRPFRPQTKGKVEALARTMDRLKVYNYEIKDKLDFCQIVSGFMHELNNEISQAIHEKPIARWANEKRKLNSFDTQRLLAYSIEKNEILRKVSKESMIQFEGKKYSVPVHSIGKNVLLKRKNDRLEVWLSGVQIRAHPLSNKPLNYHRNDYREILQSDVFKNLEDEELERFVDENLEAYDDL